The proteins below are encoded in one region of Triticum aestivum cultivar Chinese Spring chromosome 1B, IWGSC CS RefSeq v2.1, whole genome shotgun sequence:
- the LOC123098690 gene encoding gibberellin 2-beta-dioxygenase 3 gives MVGITVPMSMDKIPLVKCANAAAAAAVPTVDLSAPGAAAAVEQACRSVGIFRAINHGVPTALTDALEAGAAAFFALPHKKKLEASANPLGYGSKSIGRNGDVGWLEYILLSVGSGPVAAASLPPSLRAALEEYTDAVREVGARVLELMAEGLGLAEENRGVLRRVVASDEADDIVRVNHYPPWPCPLAAGQRGRGVTGFGEHTDPQVISLLRSNRTAGLQIMLPDGRWVPVAPDPDSLFVNVGDSLRVLTNGRFHSVKHRVVAPAEGEQSRLSVIYFGGPAPTQRIAPLLELMREGELSMYRDFTWAEYKKAAYKSRLGDNRLGPFELFPSAAQDCSSNAVQPPAPAPPHVAPVH, from the exons atggtggggatcACGGTGCCCATGTCCATGGACAAGATCCCACTGGTCAAATGCGctaatgcggcggcggcggcggcggtgccgaCTGTCGACCTGTCGGCGCCGGGCGCGGCGGCCGCCGTGGAGCAGGCATGCCGCAGCGTGGGCATCTTCAGGGCGATCAACCACGGCGTGCCGACCGCCCTCACGGACGCGCTGGAGGCCGGCGCCGCGGCCTTCTTCGCGCTGCCGcacaagaagaagctggaggcgtCGGCGAACCCCTTGGGCTACGGCAGCAAGAGCATCGGCCGCAACGGCGACGTGGGTTGGCTTGAGTACATCCTTCTCTCCGTCGGGTCCGGCCCTGTCGCCGCCGCGTCCCTGCCGCCGTCGCTCCGGGCGGCGCTGGAGGAGTACACGGACGCGGTGCGCGAGGTGGGAGCGCGTGTGCTGGAGCTCATGGCGGAGGGGCTGGGGCTCGCGGAGGAGAACCGCGGCGTGCTGCGGCGGGTGGTGGCGTCGGACGAAGCTGACGACATTGTGCGCGTGAACCACTACCCGCCGTGGCCGTGCCCCCTGGCGGCAGGGCAGCGCGGCCGCGGCGTGACGGGGTTCGGGGAGCACACGGACCCGCAGGTCATCTCCCTTCTCCGGTCCAACCGCACCGCGGGCCTCCAGATCATGCTCCCGGACGGCCGCTGGGTCCCCGTGGCCCCCGACCCGGATTCCCTCTTCGTCAACGTCGGGGACTCCCTGCGG GTGCTGACCAACGGGCGGTTCCACAGCGTGAAGCACCGGGTGGTGGCGCCGGCGGAGGGGGAGCAGTCGCGGCTGTCGGTGATCTACTTCGGCGGGCCCGCGCCGACGCAGCGGATcgcgccgctgctggagctgatgCGGGAAGGGGAGCTGAGCATGTACAGGGACTTCACCTGGGCCGAGTACAAGAAAGCCGCCTACAAGTCCCGCCTCGGCGACAACCGCCTCGGCCCCTTCGAGCTCTTCCCCTCCGCCGCCCAAGACTGCAGCAGCAACGCCGTccagccgccggcgccggcgccacctCACGTGGCACCAGTGCACTAG